In Eubalaena glacialis isolate mEubGla1 chromosome 2, mEubGla1.1.hap2.+ XY, whole genome shotgun sequence, a single genomic region encodes these proteins:
- the TIMM9 gene encoding mitochondrial import inner membrane translocase subunit Tim9, protein MAAQIPESDQIKQFKEFLGTYNKLTETCFLDCVKDFTTREVKPEETTCSEHCLQKYLKMTQRISMRFQEYHIQQNEALAAKAGLLGQPR, encoded by the exons ATGGCTGCACAAATACCAGAATCTGATCAGATAAAACAG TTTAAGGAATTTCTTGGAACCTACAATAAACTTACAGAAACCTGCTTTTTGGACTGTGTTAAAgacttcacaacaagagaagtaaAACCTGAAGAG ACCACCTGTTCAGAGCATTGcttacagaaatatttaaaaatgactcAACGAATATCTATGAGATTTCAGGAATATCATATTCAGCAGAATGAAGCCCTAGCTGCCAAAGCAGGACTCCTTGGCCAACCACGATAG